In a genomic window of Drosophila takahashii strain IR98-3 E-12201 chromosome 3L, DtakHiC1v2, whole genome shotgun sequence:
- the LOC123002416 gene encoding uncharacterized protein, giving the protein MTVLRRRREKRRDAYKIPKLNPPTLNNCNLSLSDHARYLGLVLDKRLKWGLNNQERTKKATIALYSCKKAIGLRWGMSPKIVNWIYTAVVKPILLYGVTLWWTALHKQCILTPLNKVERMAALCISGALRTTPNEALNAILNLQSLDLSGMERAKSAAIRLRDTGQWKSQLYGHAKILQHDNLIPPKTDLCKTREYRHTPFEALIPGREAWDRGRPGSIDAICIYTDGSKLDGHVGGGIYSEQLEIRQSFRLPDHCSVFQAEVYAIMEALVCLRGLNTQNRHINIYSDSQAAIKSIYSTNTNSRTIADCRNSLHEMASQFTVSLIWVPGHRDIVGNCIADELARQGTTIPLLPGKESVGMPLATCKLIIKNHFCKLANTNWQNTPQCRISHQTWPAINNKKTSELLNFSRTECGMLIRVLTGHWLVGAHAGRLKAPKNDFCRSCRDEEEEETVEHLLCSCPALCRLRLKHLGYPFINDLTEISQINLKSLSSFIKSSGWGTC; this is encoded by the coding sequence atacaAAATCCCAAAACTCAACCCACCCACTTTAAACAACTGTAATCTCTCTTTAAGCGATCACGCAAGATACTTGGGGTTAGTATTAGATAAGCGTCTTAAATGGGGCTTAAACAACCAAGAGAGAACCAAGAAAGCGACCATTGCACTTTACTCTTGTAAAAAAGCAATCGGGCTTAGATGGGGTATGTCCCCTAAAATCGTCAATTGGATATACACAGCGGTAGTCAAGCCAATCCTACTATATGGAGTGACTCTGTGGTGGACCGCTCTACACAAACAATGTATCCTAACTCCCCTTAACAAAGTAGAGCGCATGGCGGCTTTGTGTATTAGTGGAGCCCTTCGAACTACCCCAAACGAAGCGCTGAATGCGATCTTGAACCTCCAGAGCCTGGACTTATCAGGCATGGAAAGGGCGAAATCGGCAGCCATTCGACTAAGGGATACGGGGCAATGGAAATCCCAACTGTATGGTCACGCTAAGATTCTTCAGCATGACAATTTGATCCCGCCAAAAACGGATCTATGTAAAACCCGTGAATACAGACACACGCCCTTCGAAGCTCTGATCCCAGGTAGGGAAGCATGGGATCGGGGCCGACCGGGCTCAATAGACgcaatctgtatatatacagACGGCTCCAAACTCGACGGACACGTTGGTGGAGGCATATACTCCGAGCAATTAGAGATCAGGCAGTCATTCAGACTTCCTGACCACTGCAGtgtcttccaagcggaagtgtATGCTATAATGGAAGCACTCGTCTGTTTAAGGGGCTTAAACACCCAGAACAggcacataaacatatatagtgatagccaagcggctattaaatcaatatacTCGACGAATACAAACTCCCGAACAATAGCCGACTGTCGCAATTCTCTTCACGAGATGGCTAGTCAGTTTACTGTCAGCCTTATATGGGTTCCGGGTCACCGGGATATCGTAGGCAACTGTATAGCAGACGAGCTAGCCAGGCAAGGCACCACCATACCTCTCCTTCCAGGAAAGGAGAGTGTTGGCATGCCTTTGGCTACCTGTAagctaattattaaaaaccatttctgcAAATTAGCCAACACCAATTGGCAAAACACACCGCAGTGCCGAATCTCTCACCAGACATGGCCTGcaataaacaataagaaaacatcAGAACTACTGAATTTCAGCCGCACAGAGTGTGGCATGCTAATTCGAGTACTGACAGGCCACTGGCTCGTTGGCGCACACGCCGGCAGGCTAAAAGCCCCTAAAAATGACTTCTGTAGAAGCTGCAGGGATGAGGAAGAAGAGGAAACGGTGGAACACCTACTCTGTTCATGCCCAGCCCTATGCAGGCTTAGACTGAAACACTTAGGATATCCTTTCATAAATGACCTGACCGAAATTTCGCAGATTAATCTGAAGAGTCTAAGCTCTTTTATTAAATCCTCCGGATGGGGGACTTGCTGA
- the LOC138913067 gene encoding uncharacterized protein — MRVAALPVRRHDRTSLDIWRSMQVEDFCSKSNWHYSRGQLFSTVGSYATQDNPADCAMRDLTPLQLAQYKLWWSGPDWLPRPEGHWPRYSYISRSDHNLRRTGGKVVLKIAHLNPMHGGVQLTRAITQQQFWIINGNQAFMGLPLWEIIHIIALTPGWLSDFNGVSLSATQLPTLDCNTIYDLWDDDLNLPIRIRAELLRRVLNPTAVE; from the exons ATGCGTGTCGCAGCGCTACCGGTCAGACGCCATGATCGTACTTCACTGGATATATGGAGATCCATGCAGGTGGAAGACTTCTGTAGCAAATCGAATTGGCATTATTCAAGAGGTCAGCTCTTCTCCACAGTGGGGTCATACGCCACTCAGGACAATCCTGCTGATTGTGCAATGCGCGATCTAACACCACTACAGCTAGCGCAGTATAAACTCTGGTGGAGCGGCCCAGACTGGTTGCCAAGACCCGAAGGTCATTGGCCAAGGTACTCCTACATCTCCAGATCCGATCACAATCTGCGAAGAACGGGCGGGAAAG TCGTCTTAAAAATCGCTCATCTCAACCCTATGCATGGGGGAGTGCAACTTACACGTGCGATCACCCAGCAGCAGTTTTGGATCATTAATGGCAACCAAGCG TTTATGGGACTCCCATTATGGGAGATCATCCATATCATCGCGTTAACACCTGGATGGCTCAGCGATTTTAATGGAGTATCGCTCTCTGCTACACAGTTGCCAACGTTGGATTGTAATACCATATATGATCTTTGGGATGATGATCTCAACCTGCCAATACGTATTCGTGCGGAATTACTGCGCAGGGTTCTTAATCCTACGGCTGTGGAGTGA